In Candidatus Roseilinea sp., one DNA window encodes the following:
- a CDS encoding 4-phosphoerythronate dehydrogenase: MTHPSSLTPHPFRALVASRSFGPNCPNAVQRLVASGVELVANPWGRAPSEEELAGVIGDFDILISGTEPVTARVLDAAPKLKIIAKHGVGFDNIDLAAAKTRGIPVAIAGGAITDSVADMAMALLLACARQIPQGDRAVREGRWPRIVGVELRDKTLGIVGLGQIGRAVAVRAKAFGMRLVAHDVFRDERFAQEHDVRYLPLDDLLAESDFVTLHAPVTDESRRMINAETLALMKPTAYLINTARGELVDEAALVQALRERRIAGAACDVFAQEPPGDHPLLALDNFIAAPHSAGQTYDGLRKLGEVTVDNILRVLNGQAPVYRVA; this comes from the coding sequence GTGACACACCCCTCATCCCTTACCCCTCACCCCTTTCGCGCTCTGGTCGCATCGCGCTCCTTCGGGCCGAATTGTCCCAACGCGGTGCAACGCCTGGTGGCTAGCGGCGTCGAGTTGGTCGCCAACCCATGGGGGCGCGCGCCGAGCGAGGAAGAGCTGGCCGGCGTCATCGGTGACTTCGACATCCTGATCAGCGGCACCGAGCCGGTCACTGCGCGCGTGCTCGATGCCGCGCCCAAGCTGAAGATCATCGCCAAGCACGGCGTCGGGTTCGACAACATTGACTTGGCCGCAGCCAAGACGCGCGGCATCCCCGTCGCCATCGCCGGCGGGGCCATCACCGACAGCGTGGCCGACATGGCGATGGCGCTGCTGCTGGCATGCGCGCGCCAGATACCGCAGGGCGACCGTGCCGTACGCGAAGGCCGGTGGCCGCGCATAGTGGGCGTCGAGCTGCGCGATAAGACGCTGGGCATCGTCGGGCTGGGGCAAATCGGACGCGCCGTCGCCGTCCGGGCGAAAGCGTTCGGCATGCGTCTGGTCGCCCACGACGTGTTTCGAGATGAACGCTTCGCACAGGAGCACGACGTGCGCTACCTGCCACTCGACGATCTGCTCGCCGAGTCGGACTTCGTCACGCTGCACGCGCCGGTGACGGACGAGTCGCGCCGCATGATCAATGCCGAGACACTCGCGCTCATGAAACCGACGGCCTACCTCATCAATACCGCGCGCGGTGAACTGGTGGACGAGGCTGCGCTGGTGCAGGCGCTGCGCGAACGGCGCATTGCTGGCGCGGCCTGCGACGTCTTCGCGCAAGAGCCGCCCGGCGATCACCCGCTGCTGGCACTAGACAACTTCATCGCCGCGCCGCACAGCGCCGGCCAGACATACGACGGCCTGCGCAAACTGGGTGAAGTGACGGTGGACAACATCTTGCGCGTGCTCAACGGCCAAGCGCCTGTATATCGCGTCGCTTAA
- a CDS encoding 2-deoxy-D-gluconate 3-dehydrogenase translates to MTNDELFSLKDKVALITGGSGDIGMAIATAYAQAGAHIALNGRSAAKLEARCAAFAGLPVRVEVFPADVSEVATARKLAHEVIAAFGRVDILVNCAGINYRKPILEFTEAEYEEIMAVHVRAAFFLSQAVAPFMIAQGGGKIIHIGSATIRAGLADVSVYGIAKAGLDALTRSMAVEWAEHNIQVNCLAPGFLMTELTREGLWGHERRSKWLLERIPMRRPGLPEEIAGVALLLASRASSYLTGQTIYVDGGFFAGSKW, encoded by the coding sequence ATGACGAACGACGAACTCTTTTCACTGAAGGACAAAGTTGCTTTGATTACCGGCGGCAGCGGCGACATCGGCATGGCCATTGCGACGGCGTATGCGCAGGCCGGCGCACACATCGCTTTGAACGGCAGGAGCGCCGCCAAGCTCGAAGCGCGGTGCGCGGCGTTCGCAGGATTGCCCGTGCGCGTTGAGGTCTTCCCTGCCGACGTGAGTGAAGTCGCAACGGCGCGCAAGCTGGCGCACGAAGTGATTGCAGCGTTTGGTCGGGTGGACATCTTGGTGAACTGTGCCGGCATCAACTATCGCAAGCCGATCTTGGAATTCACCGAAGCCGAGTATGAGGAGATCATGGCCGTGCACGTGCGTGCCGCGTTCTTCCTCAGCCAAGCCGTTGCGCCGTTCATGATCGCGCAGGGGGGTGGCAAGATCATCCACATCGGCTCGGCGACCATCCGCGCCGGCTTGGCCGACGTGTCGGTGTATGGCATCGCCAAAGCCGGCCTGGACGCGCTCACCCGCTCGATGGCGGTGGAATGGGCCGAGCACAACATCCAGGTCAACTGCCTGGCACCGGGCTTCCTAATGACCGAACTCACCCGCGAAGGGCTATGGGGCCACGAGCGCCGTAGCAAATGGCTGCTGGAGCGCATTCCCATGCGACGACCGGGCTTGCCCGAAGAAATCGCCGGCGTGGCGTTGTTGCTGGCCTCGCGCGCCTCCAGCTATCTCACCGGCCAGACGATCTATGTGGATGGTGGGTTCTTCGCAGGAAGCAAGTGGTGA
- a CDS encoding semialdehyde dehydrogenase: protein MKLTLMGAGGKMGCRIADNLVKRNDFDVRYVEVSPTGIERLAQRGLSPTPQGEALAHAEAVILAVPDALLGKVTHEIVPSLAPGTLVITLDPTAAYAGALAIRDDLDYFITHPCHPPLFNDEVDEAARTDWFGGVKAKQHIVCALHHGREEAYAIGEHIARAIYAPVMNAYRITTEQMALLEPALVETTAGTCIAVIKEAYDTVVAMGVPAEAAYEFLSGHVRTLFASIFGVSGFPLSDGANYAIAQAKRVMLQPDWKEKVLDIERVRRSVAEIAHTASET, encoded by the coding sequence ATGAAACTCACACTCATGGGCGCGGGCGGCAAAATGGGCTGCCGCATCGCGGACAACTTGGTGAAACGCAACGACTTCGACGTGCGTTACGTCGAAGTAAGCCCAACCGGAATCGAACGGCTGGCGCAGCGCGGCCTATCGCCGACGCCGCAAGGCGAGGCGCTGGCGCACGCCGAGGCCGTGATCCTCGCCGTGCCCGACGCGCTGCTCGGCAAGGTCACGCACGAGATTGTTCCTTCGCTCGCGCCGGGCACACTGGTCATTACCCTCGACCCGACAGCGGCCTACGCTGGCGCGCTGGCCATCCGCGATGACCTCGACTACTTCATCACGCACCCCTGCCATCCCCCGTTGTTCAACGATGAAGTGGACGAGGCAGCTCGCACGGACTGGTTCGGCGGCGTGAAGGCCAAGCAGCACATCGTGTGCGCGCTGCACCACGGGCGCGAGGAAGCCTACGCCATTGGCGAACACATCGCGCGCGCCATCTATGCGCCGGTGATGAACGCCTACCGCATTACCACCGAGCAAATGGCGCTGCTGGAACCGGCCTTGGTCGAGACGACTGCCGGCACGTGCATCGCTGTGATAAAAGAAGCCTACGACACCGTCGTCGCGATGGGCGTGCCGGCCGAGGCCGCATACGAGTTCCTGAGCGGCCATGTGCGCACCCTCTTCGCCAGCATCTTCGGGGTGAGCGGCTTCCCGCTCAGCGACGGCGCGAACTATGCCATCGCCCAGGCAAAGCGCGTCATGCTGCAGCCGGACTGGAAAGAGAAGGTGTTGGATATCGAGCGCGTGAGGCGCAGCGTCGCTGAAATCGCACACACAGCGAGCGAAACATGA
- a CDS encoding BMP family ABC transporter substrate-binding protein gives MRKALITMPVLAALLLSACGTTPPAPAAPTQPPAAPTEAPTTPTEAPAAPTEAPAAPTEAPAAGKIGKVCQVTDVGGIDDKSFNQTAWAGAQQVAKEFGAEARYLESQQQTDYEKNINEFLASGCDLIVTVGFLLGDATKAAAEANPNQKFQILDFAYDPPIPNVWGQVYATDQGAFLAGYVAAAVSKTGKVGTFGGINIPPVVDFMDGFALGVKYYNEKNGTNVQVLGWDVEKRDGLFAGNFESTDDGRRLGETLMDEGADVIMPVAGPVGLGTGAAILERGNAYLVGVDSDWYESAPEYKSVVLTSVLKRLDVSVVEAARAIADGTFSGGTKVATLANNGVGIAPFHDLDSLVPQKVKDDLPGIIQDIIDGKIKTKP, from the coding sequence ATGAGAAAAGCACTCATCACGATGCCTGTGCTGGCCGCGTTGCTTCTGTCGGCCTGCGGCACCACGCCGCCGGCGCCCGCTGCACCCACGCAACCGCCCGCCGCACCGACCGAAGCGCCTACTACGCCAACGGAAGCGCCGGCTGCGCCAACCGAAGCGCCCGCCGCGCCAACCGAGGCGCCTGCCGCCGGCAAGATCGGCAAAGTCTGCCAGGTCACCGATGTCGGCGGCATTGACGACAAGAGCTTCAACCAAACCGCCTGGGCCGGCGCGCAACAAGTCGCCAAAGAGTTCGGCGCCGAAGCGCGCTACCTCGAATCGCAGCAGCAGACCGACTACGAGAAGAACATCAACGAGTTCCTGGCCTCGGGCTGCGACTTGATCGTGACGGTGGGCTTCCTGCTGGGCGATGCGACGAAAGCGGCCGCCGAAGCGAACCCCAATCAGAAGTTCCAAATCCTCGACTTCGCCTATGACCCGCCGATTCCCAACGTGTGGGGTCAGGTGTATGCCACCGATCAGGGCGCGTTCCTGGCCGGCTACGTTGCCGCTGCCGTGTCGAAGACCGGCAAGGTCGGCACGTTCGGCGGCATCAACATCCCGCCGGTGGTGGACTTCATGGACGGCTTCGCGCTGGGCGTGAAGTACTACAACGAGAAGAACGGGACGAACGTCCAAGTGCTGGGCTGGGATGTCGAGAAGCGCGACGGCTTGTTCGCGGGCAATTTCGAGAGCACCGACGATGGTCGCCGCCTGGGCGAGACGCTCATGGACGAAGGCGCCGACGTGATCATGCCGGTCGCCGGGCCGGTCGGCCTGGGCACGGGCGCGGCGATTCTGGAGCGCGGCAATGCTTACCTTGTCGGCGTGGACAGCGACTGGTATGAGTCCGCGCCCGAATACAAGAGCGTCGTGCTCACCAGCGTGCTCAAGCGGCTCGACGTGAGCGTAGTCGAGGCGGCGCGCGCCATCGCCGACGGCACCTTCAGCGGCGGCACCAAGGTCGCCACGCTGGCCAACAACGGCGTCGGCATCGCGCCCTTCCACGACCTCGATTCGCTTGTCCCACAGAAAGTCAAGGATGACCTCCCCGGTATCATCCAAGACATCATTGACGGCAAGATCAAGACCAAGCCATAG
- a CDS encoding binding-protein-dependent transport systems inner membrane component, whose translation MTTSAVQSLSPTAARKRRQRKARAYAWRYALIAAALIFFSFPAFWIATIAFKSSSEYFRNPPVWIPANPNIVQNLDKVIRTGGLTAIGNSLIVTVSATAIALVVGTLAAYSLARFNTGGNNFAFWILSQRFLPPVSVVFPVFLLFRALRWVDTFHGLIVLYATFSLPFVVWMMRSYIREVPIEVEESAQVDGASRLRTIISITLPLASPGLIATGIFTFIFNWNEFLFALVLSRTNVITYPVKLTSYFGPESAFWGEAATVSLIATLPVVIATLLMQRYLATGLTLGAVK comes from the coding sequence ATGACGACGAGCGCCGTCCAATCGCTCTCGCCAACTGCCGCGCGCAAGCGCCGGCAGCGCAAGGCGCGCGCCTACGCATGGCGCTACGCTCTGATCGCCGCAGCGTTGATCTTCTTCAGCTTTCCGGCGTTCTGGATCGCTACCATCGCTTTCAAAAGTTCCAGCGAGTACTTCCGCAATCCACCGGTGTGGATTCCGGCCAACCCGAACATCGTGCAAAACCTGGACAAGGTGATCCGCACCGGCGGGCTCACTGCAATCGGCAACAGCTTAATCGTAACGGTGAGCGCAACGGCGATCGCCCTTGTGGTCGGCACGCTGGCCGCATACAGCCTAGCGCGCTTCAACACCGGCGGCAACAACTTCGCGTTCTGGATCCTTTCGCAGCGCTTTTTGCCGCCGGTGTCGGTGGTGTTTCCGGTCTTCCTGCTCTTCCGCGCGCTGCGCTGGGTGGATACCTTCCACGGGCTGATTGTCCTCTACGCCACCTTCAGTTTGCCGTTTGTCGTTTGGATGATGCGCTCGTACATCCGCGAGGTGCCGATCGAGGTTGAGGAGAGCGCGCAGGTAGACGGCGCATCGCGCCTGCGCACGATCATCTCGATTACGTTGCCGCTGGCATCTCCGGGATTGATCGCCACCGGCATCTTCACCTTCATCTTCAACTGGAACGAATTCCTGTTCGCGCTGGTGCTCTCGCGCACCAATGTGATCACCTATCCGGTCAAGCTCACGTCTTACTTCGGGCCGGAGTCGGCCTTCTGGGGCGAAGCAGCCACCGTGTCACTGATCGCTACGCTGCCGGTCGTGATCGCGACGTTGCTCATGCAACGCTACCTGGCAACCGGCTTGACGCTAGGAGCGGTGAAATGA
- a CDS encoding ABC transporter — MAPVLELRNITKRFPGVLANDRISFTLEQNEIHALLGENGAGKSTLMNILYGLYQPDEGEIIVRGRAVKIHSPSDAIRAGIGMVHQHFMLVPVLTVTENVMLGDEMLTGGVFLDRRRSAQRIRDISKQYGLEVDPDAYIKDLPVGVQQRVEIIKLLFRNADILILDEPTAVLTPQEVNDLFKVIRSLVDQGKSLIFITHKLKEVLATADRITVLRAGRVVGSTTPAQATEASLAAMMVGREVSLEVDKADAKPGDVVLSLEHLEVLDDRLNVAVDDVTLDVRAGEIMGVAGVQGNGQTELVEVITGLRRPVSGRIRILGHDVTGATPRRITELGVAHVPEDRQRDGLVLSYPVADNIALQEYYKPPFARGIVIDEQAIQQEAARLVQQFDVRTPSVQTPAGSLSGGNQQKVIVARELSRPIKLLVASQPTRGLDVGSIEYIHKQIVRKRDEGAAVLLVSPELDEILALSDRIAVMYRGRVVAVVDADVATKEYLGLLMAGADPATTPIPERRHKRAEVVT, encoded by the coding sequence ATGGCTCCCGTCCTCGAGCTGCGCAACATCACCAAGCGCTTCCCCGGCGTGCTGGCCAACGACCGCATCTCGTTCACGTTGGAACAGAACGAGATTCACGCTTTGCTGGGCGAAAACGGCGCCGGCAAGTCCACGCTGATGAACATCCTATACGGCCTGTATCAGCCGGACGAGGGCGAGATCATCGTGCGTGGCCGGGCGGTGAAGATCCACAGCCCCAGCGACGCCATCCGCGCCGGCATCGGCATGGTGCATCAACACTTCATGCTCGTGCCGGTGCTCACCGTCACCGAGAACGTCATGCTCGGCGACGAGATGCTCACCGGCGGCGTCTTCCTCGACCGGCGCAGGTCCGCACAGCGCATCCGCGACATCTCGAAGCAATATGGCCTGGAGGTGGACCCCGACGCCTACATCAAAGACCTGCCGGTGGGCGTGCAGCAGCGCGTCGAGATCATCAAACTGCTCTTCCGCAACGCCGACATCTTGATCCTCGACGAGCCGACCGCCGTCCTCACGCCGCAGGAGGTCAACGACCTATTCAAGGTGATCCGCTCATTGGTGGATCAGGGCAAATCGCTCATCTTCATCACGCACAAACTGAAGGAGGTGCTGGCGACGGCCGATCGCATCACCGTGCTGCGCGCCGGCCGGGTGGTCGGCAGCACTACGCCTGCTCAGGCCACCGAGGCTTCGCTCGCAGCGATGATGGTAGGGCGTGAAGTGTCGCTCGAAGTGGACAAAGCCGATGCGAAGCCCGGCGATGTCGTGCTTAGCCTGGAACACCTGGAGGTGCTCGACGACCGGCTGAACGTCGCCGTGGACGACGTGACGCTGGACGTGCGCGCCGGCGAGATCATGGGCGTGGCCGGCGTGCAGGGGAACGGACAGACCGAGCTGGTGGAGGTGATCACCGGCTTGCGTCGGCCGGTCAGCGGGCGCATCCGCATCCTCGGCCACGACGTAACCGGCGCGACGCCGCGCCGCATCACCGAACTCGGCGTCGCCCACGTGCCCGAAGATCGCCAGCGCGACGGGCTGGTGCTGAGCTATCCCGTCGCCGACAACATCGCGCTTCAGGAATACTACAAGCCGCCCTTTGCGAGGGGTATAGTGATTGACGAACAAGCGATCCAGCAGGAAGCAGCACGATTGGTGCAGCAGTTCGATGTTCGCACGCCGAGCGTGCAGACGCCGGCCGGGTCGCTCTCCGGCGGCAACCAGCAGAAAGTGATCGTCGCGCGCGAGCTTTCGCGCCCGATCAAGCTCCTGGTCGCCTCGCAGCCGACGCGCGGGCTGGACGTCGGCTCGATCGAGTACATCCACAAGCAAATCGTGCGCAAACGCGACGAGGGTGCCGCCGTGTTGCTGGTCTCGCCCGAACTCGATGAAATCCTTGCTTTATCCGACCGCATCGCGGTCATGTATCGCGGGCGCGTGGTTGCCGTCGTGGACGCCGACGTCGCGACGAAGGAATACCTCGGGTTGCTGATGGCCGGCGCCGACCCGGCGACGACGCCGATTCCGGAGCGACGCCACAAACGCGCTGAAGTCGTGACCTGA
- a CDS encoding metal-dependent hydrolase: MGTRIRFFGVAAYEIVTGDGKHILIDPFLDDNPASPIKHDELERVDLILVSHAAWDHFGDTERIAKRYRAPVICGGEIKNYLIAKGIPTEQVRATTWSIAVRVADVKVYPVECHHWSQLQMPDGSFASGVPMSFVVYLDDCRFYHYGDTAIFSDLKLIAELHRPTVGCVGVTEPWEIASRVPGAGEFLTGEMSPYEAALAARWLGLETVFPCHYCDPNHPDAARDLSEFHIALAEARKRGESTPESHVLKPGEWFEVK, translated from the coding sequence ATGGGAACACGCATTCGCTTCTTCGGCGTGGCTGCGTATGAGATCGTCACCGGCGACGGCAAGCACATCCTGATCGACCCATTCCTGGATGACAACCCGGCCAGCCCGATCAAACACGACGAACTAGAACGGGTAGATCTCATCCTCGTATCTCATGCCGCCTGGGATCACTTCGGCGACACGGAGCGAATCGCCAAGCGCTATCGCGCGCCGGTGATCTGCGGCGGCGAGATCAAGAACTATCTGATCGCCAAAGGCATCCCCACCGAGCAGGTGCGCGCTACGACGTGGAGCATTGCCGTGCGCGTCGCCGACGTCAAGGTGTATCCGGTCGAGTGCCACCATTGGTCGCAGCTCCAAATGCCGGACGGCAGCTTCGCCAGCGGCGTGCCTATGTCGTTCGTGGTCTATCTGGACGACTGCCGCTTCTATCACTATGGCGATACGGCGATCTTCAGCGACCTGAAGCTGATCGCCGAACTGCACCGGCCGACCGTCGGCTGCGTGGGCGTCACCGAACCGTGGGAGATTGCATCACGCGTGCCGGGCGCAGGCGAATTTCTGACCGGCGAGATGAGCCCGTACGAAGCGGCGCTGGCAGCGCGATGGCTGGGGCTGGAGACGGTGTTCCCTTGTCACTACTGCGATCCGAACCACCCCGACGCAGCGCGCGACCTCAGCGAGTTCCACATCGCCTTGGCCGAAGCGAGAAAGCGCGGCGAGAGCACGCCGGAGTCGCACGTGTTGAAGCCTGGGGAATGGTTCGAGGTCAAGTAA
- the yhfI gene encoding putative metallo-hydrolase YhfI, with the protein MIEIIFLGVGAAIPMRNGTNAAYLVRIGNERILVDCGPAILQQLDAVGISPAEITHIFFTHHHGDHALGYPMLMLWYEIGEDATLQVPTLIASARTFDVLDTLMGVSYGPMDGVTESAPRITVPQDSVGRTQIHPNIMLTTVPMTHSEFAPSLGLRIETRNQFGNHIIAFTGDTSPNDNIVLLARDAELLVHEAAYSATLNPEYAAGVYGHSTAQIAGRNAKAAGAKRLALVHIDAMYEGKERVLIEEAQREFDGHVFAPVAGLSMTLGDA; encoded by the coding sequence ATGATCGAAATCATCTTCCTCGGCGTGGGCGCAGCGATCCCGATGCGTAACGGGACGAACGCTGCTTACCTCGTCCGCATCGGCAACGAACGCATCCTGGTTGACTGTGGGCCGGCCATCTTGCAACAACTCGATGCCGTCGGCATCTCGCCGGCAGAGATCACGCACATCTTCTTCACCCACCACCACGGCGATCACGCGCTGGGCTACCCGATGTTGATGCTGTGGTATGAGATCGGCGAGGACGCGACGCTACAAGTGCCTACGCTCATCGCCAGCGCCCGGACGTTCGATGTCCTCGATACGCTGATGGGTGTGAGCTACGGCCCGATGGACGGGGTGACCGAGAGCGCGCCGCGCATCACGGTGCCACAAGATAGCGTCGGCCGGACACAGATTCACCCAAACATCATGCTGACTACCGTGCCGATGACCCACTCGGAATTCGCGCCGTCGCTGGGCCTGCGCATCGAGACGCGCAACCAATTCGGCAACCACATCATCGCCTTCACCGGCGACACCAGCCCCAACGACAACATCGTCTTGCTGGCGCGCGACGCCGAGCTCCTCGTCCATGAAGCGGCTTACAGCGCCACGCTGAATCCGGAATACGCTGCCGGCGTCTATGGCCACAGCACGGCGCAAATCGCCGGCCGCAATGCCAAAGCAGCCGGCGCGAAACGCTTGGCGCTCGTGCATATTGACGCGATGTATGAGGGCAAAGAGCGCGTGCTCATTGAAGAAGCACAGCGCGAATTCGACGGCCACGTGTTCGCGCCGGTCGCCGGCCTCAGCATGACCCTCGGCGATGCGTGA
- a CDS encoding pyridoxal-5'-phosphate-dependent protein subunit beta — MTVLFPTFEEMLHPQRVDPVIRERAARARTEAPLDPINLFNINWLKPNADLGNGAHQINYLVIPRALTNVDAEIVVLVAKDFPTGSHKVGPAYSVLIEKYVNGEIEPNKHTLVFPSTGNYGIGGSWVGPRAGFKSMVILPEGMSRERFEKIESYGASYIKTYGSESNVKEIYDECKRLMREYPDSVRIMNQFSEMGNYRFHYYVTGNTIVALKEALGDWLGARNIAAFCSAMGSAGTIAAGDRLKQVFPDCRVVGLEPIQCPTLYNNGYGSHEIQGIGDKHVTWIHHVTNMDALACIDDTECLRILQVFTHPIGGETLMKRYGIDGETACQIAGTFGISGVCNLIGAIKTAKHFGLGKRDVIVTVATDGPDRYHSVMQEWNARHPLTPAMAEACIGEVLHRQKTDWIKDGTPENRRQWHNLKYYTWVEQQGKTVEELNAQLDPEWWLAEQAKIPELDRKIAALRG, encoded by the coding sequence ATGACCGTACTCTTTCCCACATTCGAAGAGATGCTCCATCCGCAGCGCGTGGATCCTGTTATCCGTGAGCGCGCTGCGCGGGCGCGCACCGAGGCACCGCTCGACCCGATCAACTTATTCAACATCAACTGGCTCAAGCCAAACGCCGACCTGGGCAACGGCGCGCACCAAATCAACTACCTCGTCATACCGCGCGCGCTCACCAACGTAGACGCCGAGATCGTGGTGTTAGTGGCGAAGGACTTCCCGACCGGCAGCCACAAGGTCGGCCCGGCCTATTCCGTGCTGATCGAGAAATACGTCAACGGCGAGATCGAACCGAACAAGCACACGCTGGTCTTCCCCAGCACCGGCAACTACGGCATCGGCGGCTCGTGGGTCGGACCGCGCGCCGGCTTCAAGAGCATGGTGATCTTGCCGGAGGGCATGAGTCGTGAGCGATTCGAGAAGATCGAGAGCTACGGCGCAAGCTACATCAAGACCTATGGCAGCGAGAGCAACGTCAAAGAGATCTACGACGAATGCAAGCGGCTGATGCGCGAATATCCCGACTCGGTGCGCATCATGAACCAGTTCAGCGAGATGGGCAACTACCGCTTCCATTACTACGTCACCGGCAACACGATCGTTGCGCTGAAGGAGGCGCTCGGCGACTGGCTGGGCGCGCGCAACATCGCGGCGTTTTGCTCGGCCATGGGCAGCGCGGGCACCATCGCCGCCGGCGACCGGCTGAAGCAAGTCTTCCCCGATTGCAGGGTGGTCGGCCTCGAACCGATTCAGTGCCCCACCCTCTACAACAACGGCTATGGCAGCCACGAAATCCAGGGCATCGGCGACAAGCACGTGACCTGGATCCATCACGTCACCAACATGGATGCGCTGGCCTGCATTGACGACACCGAGTGTCTGCGCATCTTGCAGGTATTCACGCATCCGATCGGCGGCGAGACGCTGATGAAGCGCTACGGCATAGACGGCGAGACGGCGTGTCAAATCGCCGGCACGTTCGGCATCAGCGGCGTGTGCAACCTAATCGGCGCGATCAAGACGGCCAAGCACTTCGGCCTGGGCAAGCGCGACGTGATCGTGACCGTGGCGACCGATGGGCCGGATCGTTATCATTCCGTAATGCAAGAATGGAACGCGCGCCACCCGCTGACGCCGGCGATGGCCGAAGCGTGCATCGGCGAAGTGCTGCATCGCCAGAAGACCGACTGGATCAAAGACGGCACGCCTGAAAACCGCCGCCAATGGCACAACTTGAAATACTACACGTGGGTCGAACAACAGGGCAAGACGGTCGAAGAACTCAACGCCCAGCTCGACCCGGAGTGGTGGTTGGCCGAGCAGGCCAAGATCCCCGAACTCGACCGAAAAATCGCGGCGTTGCGCGGGTGA
- a CDS encoding endonuclease, whose product MKLGIGSYTYGWGVGVAGFAPPHPLDWRTLLRRAADFGTAVVQIANNMPLHDIDLDELTDEAGRLGIALEAGTRGIGHEHLQRYARIAQRIGSPILRCVIDTPDHQPDLEEIMTILKAVLPEFERCGVTLAIENHDRFHAKTLANLMDRMRGAPIGICLDVANSLGCEEPMTYVTEVLGPYTVNLHLKEYVIKRLPSQHGFIIHGAPFGQGMCDLDWLLPKLKELAGRDFNAILEQWVPQQATVEETIALEERWAAESIAYLRSRYFTD is encoded by the coding sequence ATGAAACTCGGCATCGGCTCGTACACCTACGGGTGGGGTGTGGGCGTCGCCGGCTTTGCTCCACCCCACCCGCTCGACTGGCGCACGCTGCTGCGGCGTGCGGCAGATTTCGGCACAGCCGTTGTGCAGATTGCCAACAACATGCCGCTGCACGACATTGACCTGGATGAGCTGACGGACGAGGCCGGACGGCTGGGCATCGCGCTGGAGGCCGGCACGCGCGGCATCGGTCACGAGCACCTGCAACGCTACGCGCGCATCGCGCAGCGCATCGGTTCGCCGATCCTGCGCTGCGTGATTGACACGCCCGATCACCAGCCGGACCTCGAGGAGATCATGACCATATTGAAGGCTGTGCTGCCGGAGTTCGAGCGCTGTGGCGTGACGCTGGCCATCGAAAACCATGACCGTTTTCATGCCAAGACGCTCGCTAACCTGATGGACAGGATGCGCGGCGCGCCGATCGGCATCTGCCTGGATGTGGCAAACTCGCTCGGCTGTGAAGAGCCAATGACGTATGTCACCGAGGTGCTCGGCCCCTACACGGTAAACCTGCATCTCAAAGAGTACGTGATCAAGCGCCTACCGAGCCAACACGGATTCATCATCCATGGCGCGCCGTTCGGCCAGGGCATGTGCGACCTCGACTGGCTGTTGCCGAAGCTGAAGGAGCTGGCCGGCCGTGACTTCAACGCTATCCTCGAGCAGTGGGTGCCACAGCAAGCGACGGTCGAGGAGACGATCGCGCTGGAGGAGCGGTGGGCCGCCGAGAGCATCGCGTATCTGCGATCGAGATACTTCACCGACTAG
- a CDS encoding cyclase, giving the protein MANESFTYKLIDLTHTLIPGEEQYTVEIKQRGTPRTTPTGDIMHDVYMWSHSGTHVEVARHFYADGRDTAGYPLDTFIGPAIRLDFRHKQVNEPITLADIQAAGDVRERDIVILWEGRDGQYRTPASHQRPYLAEDAAEWLALEKRIKLLGTDSSGFEVRGQRGSEHPNHHLFFRADVDIPVVECLRNLGAISSQRFFFVGAPIPCVGLDASPIRAFAIEGWEDRGELAISLKASSSDSQR; this is encoded by the coding sequence ATGGCAAATGAAAGTTTCACATACAAGCTAATTGATCTGACGCATACCCTGATCCCCGGCGAGGAGCAATATACTGTCGAGATTAAACAGCGCGGGACGCCGCGCACAACGCCGACCGGCGACATCATGCACGATGTCTACATGTGGTCGCACAGCGGCACGCATGTCGAGGTGGCACGCCACTTCTACGCCGATGGGCGCGACACCGCCGGTTACCCACTGGACACGTTCATCGGCCCGGCCATCCGGTTGGACTTCCGGCACAAACAGGTGAACGAACCGATCACGCTGGCCGACATCCAGGCGGCGGGCGACGTGCGCGAACGCGACATCGTCATTCTGTGGGAAGGCCGCGACGGGCAGTATCGCACGCCGGCCTCGCACCAGCGGCCGTATCTGGCCGAGGACGCAGCCGAGTGGCTGGCGCTGGAGAAACGGATCAAGCTGCTCGGCACCGATTCGTCCGGCTTCGAGGTTCGCGGTCAACGCGGCAGCGAACACCCCAACCATCACCTGTTCTTTCGCGCCGATGTGGACATCCCCGTGGTCGAATGTTTGCGCAACCTGGGCGCGATCTCGTCGCAGCGCTTCTTCTTCGTCGGCGCGCCCATCCCGTGCGTCGGCTTGGACGCATCGCCCATCCGCGCATTCGCAATCGAGGGTTGGGAGGATAGGGGTGAGTTGGCTATATCGCTGAAGGCGAGTTCGAGCGACTCCCAGCGATGA